Proteins from one Palaemon carinicauda isolate YSFRI2023 chromosome 26, ASM3689809v2, whole genome shotgun sequence genomic window:
- the LOC137619806 gene encoding igE-binding protein-like: MGKPNQCIPKAPLHLIPAIGKPFSELVIDVVWSPRVIQTDCGMNFKSKVFGGKCAELAIQHNTSVPYHPESQGLVERFHQTLKSVLKKHCYESGSKLDEALPFALFTIRSHPNSSTGVAPFQLVFGHKVRGPL, from the exons ATGGGGAAGCCCAACCAGTGTAttcctaaagccccgttgcatctTATACCGGCCATAGGTAAACCTTTTTCAGAGTTGgttattgatgtg GTATGGTctcctcgtgtaattcagaccgactgtgggatgaATTTCAAGAGTAAGGTATTtgggggtaagtgtgctgaactggccattcagcacaataccagcgtaccttatcatccggagagtcagggtttggtggaaaggtttcatcaaaccctaaaatcAGTACtaaaaaaacattgttatgaaTCTGGTAGCAAGTTGGACGAAGCCCTTCCTTTTGCCCTCTTCACCATTAGAAGTCATCCTAATTCTTCCACAGGTGTAGCTCCTTTtcagttggtatttgggcacaaagttCGAGGACCATTGTAA